A genomic segment from Syntrophotalea acetylenivorans encodes:
- a CDS encoding homocysteine S-methyltransferase family protein, with amino-acid sequence MSISKEPVLIFDGACGTNIQEMDLPISAWDDYEGCNEYLNLSAPEAVVALHASFLDVGAMVVETNTFGASSVVLAEYGLEGRTEEINHAAVTHARTAIGSREGRYVVGSVGPTTKLPSLGHISVQDLTEACRQQMLALVDAGVDALMIETCQDLLQAKTAVVTALEVLEQTGKDLPVMVSVTMERQGTMLVGSDIGAICATLEPFPLFSLGLNCATGPTDMESHFRFLSHNWPGRISCMPNQGLPTVVDGKTCYPLSPDKFVQHMRHFIEREGVSMVGGCCGTTPEHIRRLVDACSSLAPCRREVIS; translated from the coding sequence ATGTCTATTTCAAAAGAACCGGTTCTTATCTTCGACGGCGCCTGCGGCACCAATATTCAGGAAATGGACCTGCCTATATCGGCCTGGGATGACTATGAAGGATGCAACGAGTACCTGAACCTGTCCGCTCCCGAGGCAGTTGTCGCGCTTCATGCCTCGTTTCTCGATGTCGGCGCCATGGTGGTGGAGACTAACACCTTCGGCGCCAGCTCCGTGGTCCTGGCCGAATATGGTTTGGAAGGACGCACGGAGGAGATCAATCACGCCGCTGTGACCCACGCCCGTACCGCTATCGGGTCGAGAGAAGGGCGATACGTGGTCGGCTCCGTCGGTCCGACCACCAAGCTTCCTTCTCTGGGCCATATTTCTGTCCAAGACCTGACCGAAGCCTGCAGGCAGCAGATGCTGGCACTGGTCGATGCCGGGGTCGATGCCCTGATGATCGAAACCTGCCAGGACTTGTTGCAGGCCAAAACGGCGGTGGTGACCGCTCTGGAGGTGCTTGAACAGACTGGTAAGGACTTGCCGGTCATGGTGTCGGTGACCATGGAACGGCAGGGGACCATGCTGGTCGGCAGCGACATCGGAGCCATCTGCGCCACCCTCGAACCGTTTCCCCTTTTTTCTCTGGGATTGAACTGCGCAACCGGCCCGACCGATATGGAGTCTCACTTCCGTTTTCTCAGCCACAACTGGCCCGGAAGGATCTCCTGCATGCCGAACCAGGGGCTTCCCACCGTGGTCGACGGCAAGACCTGCTATCCTCTTTCTCCGGATAAATTCGTCCAGCACATGAGGCACTTCATTGAAAGGGAAGGCGTCAGCATGGTCGGGGGGTGCTGCGGTACAACTCCCGAACATATTCGCCGCCTTGTCGATGCCTGCTCGTCTCTGGCCCCCTGCCGCCGAGAGGTGATTTCATGA
- a CDS encoding dihydropteroate synthase, whose protein sequence is MKPSVASLYQAVEIGQDIPPLLIGERSNPNGSKKFRECLLAEDFEGCLRIGIDQEAKGAQMLDLCAAYVGRDELADLTRLVSMYAESVKIPIVIDSTSPDVIEACLRLYPGRCIINSINLEDGGKTLERVCRAARKYGAAVVALTISGNGMAMTADEKVATARQIHDLAVGRYGLRPQDILFDPLTFTIGSGDESLEDAGIQTLEAIRRIKEELPGVFTLLGLSNISFGLSPASRKILNSVFLHEAVNQGLDTAIIDAGKILPLAQISEEDRTFCLDLIYNRVQEGEKKPLLRFIEHFADRTEKKQEEDDPNRLAEEVLHQKVVKGDKDGIDDALSILLQRYPALEIINQVLVPAMRHVGELFGRGELLLPFVLQSAEVMKMSVAFLEPHMEKLDKDEGVKVLLATVQGDVHDIGKNLVDILLSNNGYKVFNIGIKVPAETIIQKAFEYKVDIIGLSGLLVKSAIVMKENLPQFKEAGLNIPILLGGQH, encoded by the coding sequence ATGAAACCATCGGTCGCGAGTCTTTATCAGGCGGTGGAAATCGGCCAAGACATTCCCCCTTTACTCATAGGCGAACGCTCCAATCCCAACGGATCGAAAAAATTTCGAGAATGCCTGCTGGCCGAGGATTTCGAGGGATGCCTGCGCATCGGTATCGACCAAGAGGCCAAAGGCGCCCAGATGCTCGACCTCTGCGCCGCCTATGTCGGTCGCGATGAACTGGCCGATCTGACCCGGTTGGTGAGCATGTACGCCGAGTCGGTTAAGATTCCCATCGTTATCGACTCAACCTCCCCGGACGTCATCGAAGCCTGTCTGCGCCTCTATCCGGGACGTTGCATCATCAACTCAATCAACCTGGAGGACGGCGGCAAGACCTTGGAACGGGTCTGTCGGGCCGCCCGAAAGTACGGTGCTGCCGTGGTGGCCCTTACCATTAGTGGAAATGGGATGGCCATGACCGCCGATGAAAAGGTCGCTACGGCCCGGCAGATTCATGACCTGGCGGTCGGCCGCTATGGCCTGCGTCCGCAGGATATCCTCTTTGACCCACTCACCTTTACTATCGGTTCCGGCGATGAATCACTCGAAGATGCGGGTATCCAGACCCTTGAAGCCATCCGACGCATCAAGGAGGAGCTTCCCGGGGTATTTACCCTGCTGGGGCTCAGCAACATCTCCTTTGGCCTGAGCCCGGCATCCCGCAAAATTCTCAATTCGGTCTTTTTGCACGAGGCGGTCAACCAGGGACTCGATACGGCGATTATCGACGCCGGGAAGATTCTTCCCCTGGCCCAGATCAGTGAGGAAGACCGTACCTTTTGTCTCGACCTCATTTACAATCGGGTGCAGGAGGGCGAAAAGAAACCGCTGCTGCGCTTTATCGAGCATTTTGCCGATCGCACCGAAAAAAAGCAGGAAGAGGACGACCCGAACCGGCTGGCCGAGGAGGTGTTGCACCAGAAGGTGGTCAAAGGTGACAAGGATGGCATTGATGACGCTCTCAGCATCCTGCTCCAGCGCTATCCGGCCCTCGAGATCATTAACCAGGTTCTGGTCCCGGCCATGCGCCACGTGGGCGAACTCTTTGGGCGGGGGGAACTGCTTCTTCCCTTTGTGCTCCAATCGGCCGAGGTCATGAAAATGAGCGTGGCCTTTCTTGAGCCGCACATGGAAAAACTCGACAAGGACGAAGGGGTCAAGGTCCTGCTGGCCACAGTGCAGGGGGATGTTCATGACATTGGCAAAAATCTGGTAGATATCCTGTTGTCGAACAACGGCTACAAGGTATTCAATATCGGCATCAAGGTTCCGGCTGAAACGATTATTCAAAAAGCCTTCGAGTACAAGGTGGATATCATCGGCCTGAGCGGTCTGTTGGTGAAATCGGCTATCGTGATGAAAGAGAATCTGCCGCAGTTCAAGGAGGCCGGCTTGAATATCCCCATCTTGCTAGGGGGGCAGCATTAA
- a CDS encoding vitamin B12 dependent-methionine synthase activation domain-containing protein encodes MVTIGEQIAEEIKRLFKADAYHDYLILHGFSVQVTEALAEYWHEVMRRELGIEAEKPAGFKGDVKRGYQGSRYGFGFPACPDLDMHKDLFRLLNPEGIGVSLTETMEMVPEQTTSAIISHHPQARYFAV; translated from the coding sequence GTGGTGACCATCGGCGAACAGATCGCCGAAGAGATCAAGCGTCTGTTCAAAGCGGACGCTTACCACGACTACTTGATTCTCCATGGCTTCAGCGTTCAAGTCACCGAGGCTTTGGCTGAGTACTGGCATGAGGTCATGCGCAGGGAGCTTGGGATTGAGGCAGAAAAGCCCGCTGGTTTCAAGGGGGACGTGAAAAGGGGCTACCAGGGTTCACGCTACGGGTTTGGCTTTCCCGCCTGCCCCGATCTAGACATGCATAAGGACTTGTTCCGGCTGCTAAACCCCGAAGGGATCGGGGTCAGTCTGACCGAGACGATGGAAATGGTTCCCGAACAGACCACCTCCGCGATCATCTCCCATCATCCGCAGGCACGGTATTTCGCGGTTTAG
- a CDS encoding MoaD/ThiS family protein — protein sequence MMPNTPNSKVRMFGSLHSLRRRRGLSPSEEMCLPSEGTTGLALAHKLNLPLDEIDGIFINDSACSLDDLIRPGDKVDFVAGWRPTGHIGH from the coding sequence ATGATGCCTAACACACCCAATTCCAAAGTTCGCATGTTCGGTTCGCTACACTCCCTTCGCCGTAGGCGGGGACTGTCTCCCTCTGAGGAGATGTGTCTTCCTTCCGAAGGGACTACCGGACTTGCTTTGGCCCATAAGCTGAATTTGCCACTGGACGAAATCGACGGGATATTCATCAACGATTCTGCCTGTTCGCTTGATGATCTTATTCGTCCAGGGGATAAGGTGGACTTTGTCGCTGGATGGAGGCCCACCGGGCATATTGGACACTGA
- a CDS encoding TetR/AcrR family transcriptional regulator: MSRTGNVMPRRGDFLPRKIDKRSILLEVAENLICRQGFHSTTLADISRESGISLGNLYYYYKTKNEILSAVTERQIKKFDTYKTDLDLIPDPRYRLVVFIKMSIVDCDRIAAYGCSVGSLSQELNKGNGCSLDELPNPLKGPLDWASEQFRLMGKQDANALGGWFFATLQGAALLANSFKDTEIFVEQAERLIAWVDSL, from the coding sequence ATGTCTCGCACAGGAAATGTTATGCCCCGTCGGGGCGATTTTTTGCCTCGTAAAATTGACAAGAGATCGATCCTGCTGGAAGTGGCCGAAAATCTAATTTGTCGGCAGGGCTTTCACAGTACGACTCTCGCTGACATTTCTCGAGAATCAGGTATTTCACTTGGCAATTTGTACTACTATTACAAAACAAAAAATGAAATTCTATCCGCTGTAACCGAGAGACAAATAAAAAAATTTGATACTTATAAAACCGACTTGGATCTGATTCCTGATCCTAGGTACAGGTTGGTTGTTTTTATAAAAATGAGTATCGTTGATTGTGACAGGATTGCAGCGTATGGCTGCTCGGTCGGGAGCCTTTCTCAGGAACTCAACAAAGGCAATGGTTGTAGTTTGGACGAATTGCCCAATCCCCTGAAGGGCCCCCTCGATTGGGCGTCGGAACAATTTCGGCTGATGGGCAAGCAGGATGCGAATGCGCTAGGCGGATGGTTTTTCGCCACCCTTCAGGGCGCAGCTCTTCTCGCCAATTCTTTTAAGGATACCGAAATATTTGTTGAGCAGGCCGAGCGTCTCATAGCCTGGGTGGATTCACTCTGA
- a CDS encoding TetR/AcrR family transcriptional regulator — protein MISDADIFFPHEADTLPSETKKKVRLLEAAQSLFFRQGFQSTTLADISRESGISLGNLYTTIRQRKNSLAM, from the coding sequence ATGATTTCCGACGCCGACATTTTTTTTCCTCATGAAGCTGATACTCTTCCTAGTGAAACTAAGAAGAAAGTTCGCCTGCTGGAAGCGGCCCAAAGTCTATTTTTTAGACAAGGCTTTCAGAGTACGACTCTCGCCGACATTTCTCGTGAATCAGGTATTTCGCTCGGCAATCTGTACACTACTATAAGACAAAGGAAGAACTCCTTAGCGATGTAA
- a CDS encoding FAD-binding protein, translated as MAFDLRGLSPETANELSALLPSEWVKGERVFQVTPTVHFCMGGVVVDNNRKTSCEGLYAAGEVTAGAYGANRLIGNALAEALVIGGRVGKTAGEATIAQGPSEEFDAAADEKLSRFNALFNNQGQKPGDLIESLKKHVAQCRDYQKSELLEQGDFIPNQCPRKPPPHKKLRLIEENLGQADFTVKEEALIAFARKANLEPLRIPDNEFEVLRNSGTTDAEIIEALGVMELFTAFNKFLDSLEVAIDF; from the coding sequence GTGGCATTTGATCTTAGAGGACTTTCTCCTGAAACTGCCAATGAATTATCCGCCCTGCTCCCGTCCGAGTGGGTAAAAGGCGAACGGGTTTTCCAAGTAACTCCCACCGTACATTTCTGTATGGGCGGAGTTGTGGTGGATAACAATCGAAAGACTTCCTGTGAGGGGCTCTATGCCGCAGGTGAGGTCACGGCCGGCGCCTACGGTGCCAACCGTCTGATCGGCAATGCTTTGGCAGAAGCACTTGTAATAGGCGGTCGGGTGGGAAAAACCGCAGGCGAAGCAACCATCGCCCAAGGGCCTTCTGAGGAATTTGATGCAGCAGCCGACGAGAAACTCAGTCGTTTCAATGCATTGTTCAACAATCAGGGCCAAAAACCTGGTGATCTCATTGAATCGCTGAAAAAACATGTGGCTCAATGCAGGGATTATCAGAAATCAGAACTCCTTGAACAAGGGGACTTTATCCCCAATCAGTGTCCGAGAAAACCGCCGCCTCACAAGAAACTTAGGCTTATCGAGGAAAACCTGGGTCAGGCCGACTTTACCGTCAAGGAGGAAGCCCTGATCGCCTTCGCCCGAAAAGCCAACCTGGAGCCCCTGCGGATTCCCGATAATGAGTTCGAGGTTCTCCGCAACAGCGGCACCACCGACGCCGAGATCATCGAGGCCCTGGGCGTCATGGAACTTTTCACCGCCTTCAACAAGTTTCTCGATTCCCTCGAAGTGGCCATTGACTTCTAA
- a CDS encoding aldehyde dehydrogenase family protein, which produces MVEQKINAMIETAKVALEDFKKLNQEQTDAICEAVANAVEAKKEELAQMAVEETGLGNVADKTIKNQFGSTVIWNDMKGVKTVGVVKDENDIIEIAEPVGVVAGITPTTNPTSTVCFKILSALKSRNVIVLGFHPRAQKCCVATAQLCLDAAIAAGAPANCVQWVEKPSIEATNALMTNPGVDVILATGGGAMVKAAYSSGNPAFGVGAGGCPVYVASDADLDQAMEDTLLSKCFDNGVVCASEQNLIFDDAAVAEKAVAKLQEIGAYLVNEEEKAKLEKLYFGDCYVVSGKVVGQPAPKIAEMAGFSVPEGTRALLVGPLKGIQDEEPMSREKLSPSLGYMVVDGKDAAIERCAELLKKGGAGHTAGIHSASDETCIEFASKVDANRVTFNSPTSHGAIGGLFNVMIPSLTLGCGSQGNNITTDNISFRNLVSIKRAARRVVQG; this is translated from the coding sequence ATGGTAGAACAAAAAATCAACGCAATGATCGAAACGGCCAAAGTGGCCCTGGAAGACTTCAAAAAGCTCAACCAGGAGCAGACCGACGCCATCTGCGAAGCGGTAGCTAACGCCGTGGAAGCAAAAAAAGAAGAACTGGCCCAAATGGCCGTTGAAGAAACCGGCCTCGGCAACGTGGCGGACAAGACCATCAAAAACCAATTCGGTTCCACCGTCATCTGGAACGACATGAAGGGTGTCAAGACCGTTGGTGTCGTTAAGGACGAAAACGACATCATCGAGATCGCCGAGCCCGTTGGCGTAGTGGCCGGTATCACCCCGACCACCAACCCCACCTCCACCGTTTGCTTCAAGATCTTGTCTGCTCTTAAGAGCCGCAACGTAATCGTTCTCGGCTTCCACCCTCGCGCTCAGAAATGCTGCGTGGCCACCGCTCAGTTGTGTCTCGATGCTGCTATCGCGGCTGGCGCTCCCGCGAACTGCGTACAATGGGTCGAGAAGCCTTCCATCGAAGCCACAAACGCCCTGATGACCAACCCCGGCGTGGACGTTATCCTGGCTACCGGTGGCGGCGCCATGGTGAAAGCCGCTTACAGCTCCGGCAACCCCGCCTTCGGCGTAGGCGCCGGCGGCTGCCCTGTATATGTTGCCAGCGATGCCGACCTTGACCAGGCCATGGAAGACACCCTGCTGTCCAAGTGCTTCGACAACGGTGTGGTTTGCGCTTCCGAGCAGAACCTGATCTTTGACGACGCTGCCGTGGCTGAAAAAGCCGTCGCCAAGCTGCAGGAAATCGGCGCGTACCTGGTCAACGAAGAGGAAAAAGCCAAGCTCGAAAAGCTCTACTTCGGCGACTGCTACGTTGTTTCCGGCAAGGTTGTGGGCCAGCCCGCTCCCAAGATTGCAGAAATGGCCGGCTTCTCCGTTCCGGAAGGAACCCGCGCTCTGCTGGTCGGTCCTCTCAAAGGCATCCAGGACGAAGAACCCATGAGCCGTGAAAAGCTCTCTCCTTCCCTCGGCTACATGGTTGTTGACGGCAAGGACGCAGCCATCGAGCGTTGCGCCGAGCTGCTGAAAAAAGGCGGCGCCGGTCATACCGCCGGTATCCACTCCGCCAGCGACGAAACCTGCATCGAGTTCGCCAGCAAGGTCGACGCCAACCGGGTTACCTTCAACTCGCCCACCAGCCACGGCGCCATCGGCGGCCTGTTCAACGTTATGATCCCCTCGTTGACCCTCGGTTGCGGCTCCCAAGGCAACAACATCACCACCGACAACATCAGCTTCCGTAACCTGGTCAGCATCAAGCGTGCTGCTCGTCGCGTGGTACAAGGTTAA
- a CDS encoding MarR family winged helix-turn-helix transcriptional regulator produces MNEPKSGKPLSGCACMNMRRASRSITKIYDQALKASGLKSNQFSLLMAIKTNGPLNISALAKKQCLDRTTLVRNLKHLETNELIESTKTKDLRERQIIISKLGLQIFDKALPLWKTIQQEISDHIGTIPLQVFEQITISLESFSGTENK; encoded by the coding sequence ATGAACGAACCAAAGTCTGGAAAACCATTAAGCGGGTGCGCTTGTATGAATATGCGCAGAGCATCACGGTCTATCACAAAAATATATGATCAGGCGTTGAAGGCGAGCGGACTGAAATCGAACCAGTTTTCTTTGTTGATGGCCATCAAGACAAACGGGCCGCTTAATATCAGCGCTCTGGCAAAAAAACAATGTCTGGACAGAACTACGCTGGTTAGAAACCTGAAGCACCTTGAAACTAATGAGTTAATAGAAAGCACAAAGACAAAGGACTTGCGGGAAAGGCAAATAATCATCTCTAAATTGGGGTTGCAGATTTTTGATAAGGCTCTGCCGCTCTGGAAGACAATCCAGCAGGAAATTTCCGATCATATCGGCACAATTCCACTGCAAGTGTTTGAGCAAATAACAATTTCACTTGAAAGCTTTTCCGGTACTGAAAATAAGTAA
- a CDS encoding KpsF/GutQ family sugar-phosphate isomerase has product MIAHQVVQDEIDALIQMKERINGEFSTAVNMILACEGRLIITGMGKSGHVGQKIAATMASTGTPSFFVHPAESVHGDLGRITKEDVVLAISNSGETEEVLRLLPAIKRMGSKLISMCGRPESTLSRAGDIYLDVSVPKEACTLGLAPTSSTTAALVMGDALAVALLNEKGFKAEDFALCHPSGALGKRLLLRVEDIMHKEAAIPLAPQECSVQNALFTITEKKLGVVGVVKKDKELVGVFTDGDLRRLLLNEGPECLNKVLAEVMSANPKRILASTMAAKSMQKMKEYHITSLFVFENDESISPLGIIHIHDLINSGFD; this is encoded by the coding sequence ATGATAGCCCACCAGGTTGTACAGGATGAAATCGACGCCCTGATCCAAATGAAAGAAAGGATCAATGGAGAGTTCTCTACAGCCGTAAACATGATTCTTGCCTGCGAAGGTCGCCTGATCATTACGGGAATGGGTAAGTCTGGACATGTCGGCCAGAAGATTGCGGCCACCATGGCTTCAACCGGAACCCCTTCTTTTTTCGTGCATCCTGCCGAAAGCGTTCATGGCGACCTGGGAAGGATAACCAAAGAAGATGTCGTTCTGGCTATTTCGAACTCGGGAGAAACCGAAGAGGTGCTTCGCCTCCTTCCGGCTATCAAGCGCATGGGGTCAAAGCTGATCTCGATGTGCGGGAGGCCTGAAAGCACTCTAAGTCGTGCAGGTGATATCTATTTGGACGTTTCCGTCCCCAAGGAAGCCTGTACCCTCGGCCTGGCGCCGACTTCAAGTACCACCGCCGCATTGGTTATGGGAGACGCACTGGCGGTAGCCCTCCTCAACGAAAAAGGGTTCAAGGCTGAGGATTTTGCCCTCTGTCATCCCTCCGGGGCACTTGGTAAAAGACTTCTCCTTCGCGTGGAAGATATCATGCACAAGGAAGCCGCTATTCCATTAGCCCCCCAGGAATGCAGTGTCCAAAATGCCCTTTTCACCATCACCGAGAAGAAATTGGGGGTTGTTGGTGTCGTAAAGAAAGATAAGGAGCTTGTAGGTGTCTTTACCGACGGAGACCTGCGGCGTCTCCTCTTAAATGAAGGTCCCGAATGTCTCAACAAGGTTCTCGCTGAAGTGATGTCAGCAAATCCTAAGAGGATTCTAGCTAGCACCATGGCCGCTAAAAGCATGCAGAAAATGAAGGAGTATCACATCACCTCCCTTTTTGTATTTGAGAATGACGAGTCGATATCTCCCCTCGGCATTATTCACATCCACGACCTCATTAACTCAGGATTTGATTGA
- a CDS encoding SDR family oxidoreductase encodes MTRSNACKLAKRNVTVNAVAPGFIATYMTDALPEYNHQELAAQIHLEHLGSPDDIANTVLFLASENAGYITGQVIEVNGGMYM; translated from the coding sequence TTGACCCGCTCCAATGCCTGTAAATTGGCAAAACGGAATGTAACCGTCAATGCGGTTGCCCCTGGCTTTATCGCTACCTATATGACTGACGCATTGCCGGAATATAATCATCAGGAGTTGGCCGCCCAGATTCATCTGGAGCACCTCGGTTCGCCGGACGATATTGCCAACACAGTACTCTTCTTGGCTTCTGAAAACGCCGGGTACATTACAGGTCAGGTTATCGAAGTCAACGGCGGAATGTATATGTAA
- a CDS encoding molybdopterin-dependent oxidoreductase yields the protein MASKKHVACQSCDINCVVEAVVKDDGKIQTKSISEPHPTTPPNSICMKSVNADTIRTHKDRVLYPLKNVGSKRGEQRWERISWDQALDEIAEKLKKIIAKYGPESLGVSQTEINQQSECGTLRRFMNLLGSPNWTAAMYMCIGNTAGVHRVTHGSYSFASFADSNCLLFIGKNLSNHNWVSQFNDLKAALKRGCKLIVLDPRRTKVAEMADIWLPLRYGTDAALFLGMINVIINEQLYDKEFVENWCVGFEELKERVQEYPLDKVAEITGCDAEEIRKAAVMFATEGPASIPWAVSTDMQKNSTSAIRAQCILRAITGSLKQGAELLGLPHSEFVSVSQIQMHEALPEEKKKIQLGTERYPLLTYTGMSAFEEPSARVYGEENRYFHNMAAFMANPTDMFTAMASEKPYPVKAFFTFASNALMGFANQENALAGLMNQELVVCYDQFINPTAQLADYILPGDHWLERPVVTPNWEGIPFANTSQQVVEPAGEAKDEYYVVRELAIRMGLEEHFPWKDRAELMNYRISPTGKDWEEFQKQFTYPSNIPDYFAPGGVGVATPSGKVELYSSVLEGLGYDPLPYYKEPEQTPISDPELAKEYPLTLFAGLREDPGFNSCYMQEGPLRNVEPDPVALLHPKTAQSLGLPSGEWIWVETTHGRLKLLLKHDGAQPEGTIRIPHGRWCPEQEGGPETGFSGAMLHNDAMVLSDDDWNLDPEQGLPNLRGGILAKAYKC from the coding sequence ATGGCTAGCAAGAAGCACGTTGCCTGTCAGTCCTGCGATATTAATTGTGTTGTAGAGGCTGTAGTGAAGGATGACGGTAAGATCCAAACAAAGAGTATCTCAGAGCCTCACCCGACAACTCCCCCCAATAGTATTTGTATGAAGTCGGTGAATGCGGACACGATCAGGACTCATAAGGATCGTGTGCTCTATCCTCTGAAAAACGTGGGTAGTAAGAGGGGAGAGCAAAGGTGGGAGCGAATCAGTTGGGACCAGGCATTGGATGAAATTGCCGAAAAGTTGAAAAAGATTATAGCGAAATACGGTCCGGAGTCCCTTGGTGTAAGCCAGACTGAGATTAATCAGCAAAGCGAATGTGGAACGCTCCGGAGATTCATGAATCTCTTGGGTAGCCCGAACTGGACTGCCGCCATGTATATGTGTATCGGGAATACAGCCGGAGTTCATAGAGTAACTCATGGAAGTTACTCTTTTGCGAGTTTTGCCGACTCTAATTGCCTTTTGTTCATTGGTAAAAATCTCAGTAATCATAATTGGGTCTCCCAGTTCAATGACCTTAAGGCTGCTTTAAAAAGAGGCTGCAAGCTTATTGTGCTTGATCCGCGCAGAACCAAGGTCGCAGAGATGGCGGATATTTGGCTTCCTCTTCGCTATGGGACAGATGCAGCTCTATTTCTCGGGATGATTAACGTTATCATCAATGAACAGTTGTACGACAAAGAGTTTGTTGAAAACTGGTGTGTTGGGTTTGAAGAGCTTAAAGAACGGGTTCAGGAATATCCTTTAGACAAAGTTGCGGAAATAACCGGATGCGATGCCGAAGAAATCAGGAAAGCTGCTGTTATGTTCGCAACCGAGGGGCCTGCATCCATACCTTGGGCTGTTTCAACTGACATGCAGAAAAACAGTACGTCGGCGATCCGCGCTCAATGCATTTTAAGGGCAATTACTGGCAGCCTTAAGCAAGGGGCGGAGTTGTTGGGGCTCCCCCATTCAGAGTTCGTGTCTGTTTCCCAGATTCAGATGCACGAAGCACTGCCTGAAGAAAAGAAAAAGATTCAGCTCGGTACAGAACGGTACCCGCTCCTTACATACACGGGGATGAGTGCGTTTGAAGAGCCGTCAGCAAGAGTCTATGGGGAAGAAAATAGGTACTTCCACAATATGGCCGCGTTTATGGCCAATCCGACGGATATGTTTACGGCTATGGCTTCCGAGAAACCGTATCCTGTGAAGGCCTTCTTTACATTTGCCAGCAATGCGCTGATGGGCTTTGCAAATCAGGAAAACGCACTCGCTGGTCTCATGAATCAGGAATTGGTTGTTTGTTACGATCAGTTCATCAACCCTACAGCGCAGCTTGCCGATTATATTCTCCCCGGTGATCACTGGCTGGAGAGGCCTGTTGTTACGCCGAATTGGGAAGGTATTCCTTTCGCCAATACTTCCCAGCAAGTTGTCGAACCGGCTGGCGAAGCCAAAGATGAATATTATGTCGTCAGAGAGCTGGCCATCAGGATGGGACTTGAAGAGCATTTCCCGTGGAAGGACCGGGCTGAATTGATGAACTACAGGATCAGCCCGACTGGTAAGGATTGGGAAGAGTTCCAGAAGCAATTCACCTATCCGTCTAATATTCCCGATTATTTTGCCCCGGGTGGGGTAGGCGTGGCGACCCCATCAGGAAAAGTTGAGCTGTATTCAAGTGTGCTTGAAGGACTTGGGTATGATCCGTTGCCGTACTACAAGGAGCCGGAGCAGACTCCAATCAGTGACCCGGAACTTGCGAAGGAATATCCCTTAACCCTTTTTGCTGGTCTGCGTGAAGATCCGGGCTTTAACTCCTGCTATATGCAGGAAGGGCCCCTTAGAAACGTAGAGCCCGATCCTGTTGCCTTGCTTCATCCAAAAACTGCGCAGTCCCTTGGACTTCCCTCCGGCGAATGGATCTGGGTTGAGACAACTCATGGGAGGTTGAAGTTGCTCCTCAAGCATGATGGTGCGCAGCCGGAAGGTACGATAAGAATACCCCATGGACGGTGGTGCCCTGAACAGGAAGGTGGTCCTGAGACTGGATTTAGTGGAGCCATGCTGCATAATGATGCCATGGTATTAAGTGATGATGACTGGAATCTCGATCCGGAGCAGGGTTTGCCAAATCTTAGAGGCGGTATTCTTGCGAAGGCATATAAATGCTGA
- a CDS encoding (2Fe-2S) ferredoxin domain-containing protein translates to MEHRIKICMGSSCYSRGNQENLERIERYLNYRQVNCAIDLRGSRCEGRCFEGPNIEINGRLFGGVKAETIEQLLDQQLGLY, encoded by the coding sequence ATGGAACATCGTATCAAGATTTGCATGGGCAGTTCCTGCTATAGCCGCGGCAATCAGGAGAACCTGGAGCGCATCGAACGCTACCTGAACTATCGTCAGGTCAACTGCGCCATCGACCTGCGCGGCAGCCGTTGTGAAGGACGCTGTTTTGAAGGGCCGAACATCGAGATTAACGGCCGATTGTTCGGTGGAGTCAAAGCCGAGACCATCGAGCAGTTGCTCGACCAGCAACTGGGCTTGTATTGA